In Acinonyx jubatus isolate Ajub_Pintada_27869175 chromosome B3, VMU_Ajub_asm_v1.0, whole genome shotgun sequence, a genomic segment contains:
- the LOC113601512 gene encoding translation initiation factor IF-2-like, producing the protein MPKRGEESVSYIATVKATSTTSFLCPSPPSQANKGSGGPRMRRTEGGRPEPVLHPSATPGCIFPTGKKERAADLVPEPGPPAAKECRPPGEEGEPAAPRPLRLLRALNFTECGRSGGAARGGAGAGKPRRRPRSPGQPPAFFRPAARGGGGAAATRVLPAPAAGGRAARRGSAAAAEDQLLEEAEKEREEPRGGKGGRGPSGSRERHRVSAHLAPSAMAG; encoded by the exons ATGCctaagaggggagaggagagtgtGTCATATATCGCCACAGTAAAGGCCACTTCAACCACATCATTTCTGTGTCCATCTCCTCCATCCCAAGCAAATAAG GGTTCGGGCGGCCCCAGGATGAGACGAACCGAGGGAGGGCGACCAGAGCCTGTCCTCCACCCGTCTGCCACTCCGGGCTGCATTTTCCCCACCGGAAAAAAAGAGCGGGCAGCCGACCTCGTCCCGGAGCCGGGCCCGCCGGCGGCGAAGGAGTGCCGGCCACCGGGGGAGGAAGGCGAGCCCGCAGCCCCGCGGCCGCTCCGTTTGTTACGCGCCCTCAACTTCACAGAGTGCGGCCGCTCAGGGGGCGCAGCGCGGGGAGGAGCTGGGGCGGGAAAGCCGCGCCGCCGCCCGCGGTCTCCCGGCCAGCCGCCCGCGTTCTTCCGGCCAGCAGCccgcggcgggggaggggcagccgcCACCCGCGTTCTCCCGGCACCGGCCGCCGGCGGAAGGGCCGCGCGGCGCGGAAGCGCGGCCGCAGCTGAGGATCAGCTGCTGGAGGAGgcggagaaggagagggaggagcctagggggggaaagggagggaggggaccctCTGGAAGCCGCGAACGCCACCGAGTGTCTGCACACCTCGCTCCGTCTGCCATGGCTGGTTAA